A genomic segment from Desulfurispirillum indicum S5 encodes:
- a CDS encoding sensor histidine kinase, producing MTDSRGSGIAMGGTSSSSQRRQAQIRWESFFLSFLILLFAAVSIGWFYLKAYEAVLASERKDLERLAQAAATVIDPQRHALLRSPEQTGSDLHHELLEPLVRFHQQFPSLEYVYTAIRQDHTIFFVLDTRSTDVFGTIGERDLLEDGSLFVVYENPSPTLHQAFSRQHVASEPELHDDEYGTFLSAYAPLRDQDGIFHGIVGVDINDRELKTRLAHVRRAGIAGFALALTFALVVAIGHTLFRHQQISSQLLLRERQEQLSKSEHLLKQTQQLGRITTWSIHLETLELRLDEFHLSLMGYPDTSQQRLITTLPAYSEGYVHPDDIPLLQQRLQYARENRTNDTYQDAFEYRFLRPDGSHGYFSVVAGRLRFREADGSMSASSNIVVGLAQDISERKSAEQALMHLNEELENRIASAVEAVREKERLLLYQSRLATMGEMVANIAHQWRQPLTAVSLHIQDLQMEAESAGSVDNATVQEAIIPSLEQIRFMSRTIDDFSNFFKPDKDKVFFSLREAVEETLFLLSPGLRSHNIEVHLEGQDDTILGYLNEFSQVIMNILNNARDALISRGVERPFIDIRLFHVDNRPVITIADNAGGIREHLVHHIFEPYFTTKSTSSGTGLGLYMSKVIIEESMGGKLGVRNTEVGAEFRIEL from the coding sequence ATGACAGACTCCCGCGGGTCAGGCATCGCCATGGGCGGAACCTCTTCGTCCTCCCAGAGACGGCAGGCGCAGATACGCTGGGAGTCTTTTTTTCTTTCCTTCCTCATCCTTCTTTTCGCCGCCGTCAGCATCGGCTGGTTTTACCTCAAGGCCTACGAGGCCGTTCTGGCAAGTGAACGCAAAGATCTGGAAAGGCTGGCCCAGGCTGCCGCCACCGTCATCGATCCACAGCGCCACGCACTGCTGCGCTCACCGGAACAGACCGGCAGCGACCTGCACCATGAGCTCCTGGAGCCCCTGGTGCGTTTTCATCAGCAGTTCCCCAGCCTCGAATATGTCTATACCGCCATACGGCAAGACCATACTATCTTCTTTGTGCTGGACACCCGCAGTACAGATGTCTTTGGAACCATTGGCGAGAGAGATCTTCTTGAGGACGGCAGCCTCTTCGTTGTCTACGAAAATCCATCACCCACGCTGCACCAGGCCTTCTCCCGCCAGCATGTCGCCTCGGAGCCCGAGCTCCATGATGATGAATATGGCACTTTTCTCAGCGCCTACGCCCCGCTCCGCGACCAGGATGGTATTTTTCACGGCATCGTGGGTGTCGACATCAATGACCGGGAGCTGAAAACCCGGCTGGCCCATGTGCGCCGCGCTGGCATTGCCGGTTTTGCCCTGGCTCTCACCTTTGCCCTGGTCGTCGCCATCGGCCACACCCTTTTCCGCCACCAGCAGATTTCCTCCCAGTTGCTGCTGCGGGAGCGTCAGGAACAGCTCAGCAAGAGCGAACATCTTTTAAAACAGACCCAGCAGCTGGGGCGCATCACCACCTGGAGCATTCACCTGGAGACCCTGGAACTGCGCCTTGATGAGTTCCACCTGAGCCTGATGGGCTACCCCGATACCAGCCAGCAGCGATTGATCACAACGCTTCCCGCCTACAGTGAAGGCTATGTGCACCCGGATGATATCCCATTGCTCCAGCAACGACTGCAGTATGCCAGGGAGAACCGGACCAATGACACCTACCAGGACGCCTTTGAATACCGCTTTCTGCGGCCCGATGGCTCCCACGGCTACTTCTCTGTGGTTGCCGGACGACTGCGCTTTCGCGAAGCCGACGGCAGTATGAGCGCTTCCTCAAATATCGTGGTGGGACTGGCACAGGATATTTCTGAACGTAAATCGGCTGAACAGGCTCTCATGCACCTCAATGAGGAACTGGAAAACCGCATTGCCAGTGCAGTGGAAGCCGTGCGGGAGAAAGAGCGGCTGCTGCTCTATCAATCACGGCTGGCAACCATGGGGGAGATGGTCGCCAACATAGCCCACCAGTGGCGCCAGCCTCTGACTGCGGTGTCCCTGCACATTCAGGACCTGCAGATGGAAGCGGAATCAGCCGGTAGCGTCGACAATGCCACGGTTCAGGAGGCGATCATTCCCTCCCTGGAGCAAATTCGCTTTATGTCGCGCACCATTGATGATTTCAGTAACTTTTTCAAACCCGACAAGGACAAGGTCTTTTTCTCATTGCGTGAAGCGGTGGAGGAAACCCTTTTCCTGCTGAGCCCGGGACTTCGTTCCCACAACATTGAGGTTCATCTGGAGGGGCAGGATGACACCATTCTGGGTTACCTCAATGAGTTTTCCCAGGTGATCATGAATATCCTGAACAACGCCCGTGACGCCCTGATAAGCCGTGGCGTGGAGCGTCCTTTCATCGACATCCGGCTTTTCCATGTGGACAACAGGCCGGTCATCACCATTGCCGACAATGCCGGTGGCATCAGGGAACACCTTGTGCATCATATCTTCGAACCATACTTCACCACCAAGTCCACCAGCTCCGGCACCGGGCTCGGTCTCTATATGTCCAAGGTCATCATTGAAGAGAGCATGGGGGGAAAACTTGGAGTGCGCAATACCGAGGTGGGTGCGGAATTTCGCATAGAGCTCTGA
- the folD gene encoding bifunctional methylenetetrahydrofolate dehydrogenase/methenyltetrahydrofolate cyclohydrolase FolD, translated as MPTILDGKKLSQTILDELSAEVSALKSQGIQPGLAVILVGDDPASKVYVGSKQKTCEKIGILSKSSILPAATSQAELLSVVQQYNDDPQIHGILCQLPLPHHLDESEVINAIAPQKDVDCFHPDNVGRVLIGAPRFLPCTPHGVVQLIKRTGIETTGKHAVIVGRSDIVGKPLAAMMLQKDSGSNMGCNSTVTICHSATRNLEEVCAQADILVAAIGKPEFIKAHMVKEGAVVIDVGINRIDADNSKGYRLVGDVAYDEVAPKSSAITPVPGGVGPMTIAMLMYNTVKSAKLAHA; from the coding sequence ATGCCAACTATTCTCGATGGTAAAAAACTCTCACAAACCATACTGGACGAGCTGTCCGCAGAAGTTTCCGCGCTGAAAAGTCAAGGCATCCAGCCAGGCCTGGCGGTTATCCTGGTGGGCGACGACCCTGCCAGTAAAGTCTATGTCGGCAGCAAGCAGAAGACCTGCGAAAAGATCGGCATCCTCTCCAAGTCTTCCATCCTGCCCGCTGCCACTTCGCAGGCAGAGCTGCTGTCCGTGGTGCAGCAGTACAACGACGATCCACAGATCCACGGAATTCTGTGTCAACTGCCACTGCCCCACCACCTGGATGAGAGCGAGGTGATCAATGCCATCGCGCCACAGAAGGATGTGGACTGCTTCCATCCAGACAATGTCGGCCGCGTCCTGATCGGAGCGCCACGCTTCCTGCCCTGTACGCCCCATGGCGTGGTGCAGCTCATCAAGCGCACGGGCATTGAGACTACCGGCAAGCACGCGGTGATTGTGGGCCGAAGCGATATCGTCGGCAAACCACTGGCGGCCATGATGCTGCAGAAGGACTCGGGCTCCAATATGGGCTGCAACAGCACGGTGACCATCTGCCACAGTGCGACCCGCAACCTGGAAGAGGTCTGCGCCCAGGCGGATATCCTGGTGGCCGCAATTGGCAAGCCGGAATTCATCAAGGCCCATATGGTCAAAGAGGGCGCTGTGGTCATCGATGTCGGCATTAATCGCATAGACGCTGATAACAGCAAGGGCTATCGACTGGTGGGTGATGTGGCCTACGACGAGGTGGCACCGAAGTCATCCGCCATCACGCCGGTTCCCGGCGGTGTCGGGCCCATGACCATTGCCATGCTGATGTACAACACGGTCAAGAGCGCGAAACTGGCGCACGCATAA
- the lpxB gene encoding lipid-A-disaccharide synthase, with product MKLLVSALEPSANVHLERLMSQLPGVEIQGIFSDHLGKPLIDSREFSVMGFVDAFAKIPFARKAIDMMTRQAPLHDAVLLIDSSGFHIPLAKSIKKQHPHVKIIYYILPQVWAWRSGRIPVVEAVTDVQASILPFENQFWKHAHYVGHPLMEEIRTWKNDVSQGSTVAFLPGSRRSEIGKLMPVYREVAASLSGRKLLVIPPHYRENDIAEMYGDLRGFEVARSTHEALLEASFAFVCSGTATLEATLIGTPFVLAYRAKALDYFLGRHFVKLPYIGLSNMIFHFAGRPPIHQEFLQDEVTAQNLLNAMAQIDGQDFLERSREMRALLQVTPEHSLSQVIDRLVREGRA from the coding sequence GTGAAACTTCTGGTCAGTGCTCTGGAGCCTTCGGCCAATGTGCATCTGGAACGGCTGATGTCCCAGCTGCCCGGTGTGGAAATTCAGGGGATTTTCAGCGATCACCTGGGCAAGCCGCTTATCGACAGCCGGGAGTTTTCGGTGATGGGCTTTGTGGACGCCTTTGCCAAGATTCCCTTTGCCCGCAAGGCCATTGATATGATGACCCGGCAGGCTCCCCTGCATGATGCGGTGCTGCTGATCGACTCTTCGGGGTTTCACATTCCCCTGGCAAAATCCATCAAGAAGCAGCATCCCCATGTGAAGATCATCTACTACATCCTGCCCCAGGTATGGGCCTGGCGGTCGGGCCGGATTCCCGTGGTGGAGGCGGTGACCGATGTGCAGGCGTCGATTCTGCCCTTTGAGAACCAGTTCTGGAAACATGCCCATTATGTGGGGCATCCACTGATGGAGGAGATTCGCACCTGGAAGAATGACGTCAGTCAGGGCAGTACCGTGGCGTTTCTGCCGGGCAGTCGCCGCAGCGAGATCGGCAAGCTGATGCCGGTGTACCGTGAGGTGGCCGCCAGCCTGTCGGGGCGCAAGCTGCTGGTGATTCCACCCCACTATCGAGAGAATGATATTGCCGAGATGTACGGGGATTTGCGGGGGTTCGAGGTGGCGCGTTCCACCCACGAAGCTTTGCTGGAGGCGTCCTTCGCCTTTGTGTGTTCGGGCACGGCTACCCTGGAGGCGACTCTGATCGGGACGCCCTTTGTGCTGGCGTACCGGGCCAAGGCGCTGGACTACTTCCTGGGGCGGCACTTTGTGAAGCTGCCCTATATCGGGCTTTCCAATATGATCTTCCACTTCGCCGGACGACCGCCCATTCATCAGGAGTTTCTGCAGGACGAGGTGACAGCGCAGAACCTTCTGAATGCCATGGCGCAGATCGATGGTCAGGATTTTCTGGAGCGCTCCAGGGAGATGCGCGCTCTGTTGCAGGTGACGCCGGAGCACAGTCTGTCCCAGGTTATTGATCGTCTGGTGCGGGAAGGTCGGGCATAA
- a CDS encoding methyl-accepting chemotaxis protein produces MNITHRRPWYLFPNLTIRFKLIAFFVAMVSSVAVVMVGLVMLATHTTIEDDYEIIIKNAATSTAAALQTLQERVTTYADIHARKHEIATATAFSDTATLERLLTQDYQSLAKNDPTIATLEVTDDQGIVILRGHNPGRSGDNKSAVPMVRDALQGRASNGLTVSITTGEMAMDAVMPLNYQGQIVGTIKVGSYLRSNTARSLAEISNTEVAFVANNRINASTIAGFSGDYTIPAEALRKVERGEVAFGILTIENTSYNVSYLPMNDGRGRLAAVTMNLLPRDNLHAAKWTAFLRTSAVVAVLAGFSMICAIAIAIAITRPLNKMQDAFLDLAEGDGDLTQRFPVFGADEISKANDAMNRFLDMTQEIVREATDGSHETATASEELSATAESLSSNIGQQFELVERTGTLVSEVGENLDITEELAVTSTEVLEDGYKMLTSLISDLGKVNNQILHDSQAQQEMARKMQALNQEASKIEDVLSIISDVADQTNLLALNASIEAARAGDQGRGFAVVANEVRVLAERTQSSLGEIRSIINSITRSINGIHGEVDQVATNILGIADSSQDLMQQAEVTQNKLRNTVESSSELVRKSTFIAKKTKDLIEIMREMFELSQENKNAGDNITDVSITLAEKSNTQLAMLQRFKM; encoded by the coding sequence ATGAACATCACTCACAGGCGGCCATGGTATCTGTTTCCCAATCTCACCATCAGGTTCAAGCTGATCGCTTTTTTTGTGGCCATGGTCTCTTCTGTGGCTGTAGTTATGGTGGGTCTGGTCATGCTGGCCACCCACACCACCATTGAAGATGATTATGAAATCATCATCAAGAATGCCGCCACCAGTACAGCCGCTGCCCTGCAGACCCTGCAGGAGCGGGTAACCACCTATGCCGACATTCACGCCCGCAAGCATGAGATTGCCACGGCCACGGCCTTCAGCGATACGGCTACCCTTGAGCGCCTCCTGACCCAGGACTATCAGTCCCTTGCGAAAAACGACCCGACCATTGCCACTCTGGAAGTTACCGACGACCAGGGGATTGTGATCCTGCGCGGTCACAATCCTGGCCGCAGCGGCGACAATAAGTCGGCGGTGCCCATGGTGCGCGACGCGCTGCAGGGAAGAGCCAGCAATGGTCTGACCGTCTCCATCACCACTGGTGAGATGGCCATGGACGCCGTAATGCCCCTGAACTACCAGGGGCAGATCGTGGGCACCATAAAAGTGGGCAGCTACCTGCGTTCCAACACCGCCCGATCCCTGGCGGAGATTTCCAACACGGAAGTGGCCTTTGTCGCCAATAACCGGATCAACGCCTCTACGATTGCGGGGTTCAGTGGTGATTACACGATCCCTGCCGAGGCTCTCAGGAAAGTTGAACGTGGCGAAGTCGCCTTTGGTATTCTGACCATTGAAAACACATCCTATAACGTCTCCTACCTGCCCATGAACGACGGACGGGGTCGCCTGGCGGCGGTTACCATGAATCTGTTGCCCCGGGACAATCTGCATGCTGCCAAGTGGACTGCCTTTTTGCGCACCAGCGCTGTCGTAGCGGTTCTGGCTGGATTCTCCATGATATGTGCCATTGCCATTGCCATTGCCATTACGCGGCCCCTGAATAAGATGCAGGACGCCTTCCTGGATCTGGCTGAAGGCGATGGTGACCTGACGCAGCGTTTTCCGGTGTTCGGCGCTGACGAAATCTCCAAGGCCAATGACGCCATGAACCGCTTCCTGGACATGACCCAGGAGATCGTACGCGAAGCCACTGATGGCTCCCATGAGACCGCTACTGCCAGTGAGGAACTTTCCGCGACGGCTGAATCGCTGTCCAGCAACATCGGCCAGCAGTTTGAGCTGGTTGAGCGCACGGGAACTCTCGTGAGTGAAGTGGGAGAAAACCTCGATATTACCGAAGAGCTGGCCGTCACCTCCACCGAAGTTCTTGAAGATGGTTACAAGATGCTGACTTCGCTGATCAGCGATCTTGGAAAGGTCAACAATCAGATCCTGCACGACAGCCAGGCGCAGCAGGAGATGGCCCGCAAGATGCAGGCGCTGAACCAGGAGGCCAGCAAGATTGAAGATGTCCTTTCCATTATCTCCGATGTGGCTGACCAGACCAACCTGCTGGCGCTGAACGCATCCATTGAGGCAGCCCGCGCCGGAGATCAGGGGCGAGGATTTGCCGTTGTCGCCAACGAGGTTCGCGTGCTGGCCGAAAGAACCCAGAGCTCCCTGGGCGAGATCCGCTCCATCATCAACAGCATTACCCGCAGCATCAATGGTATCCACGGCGAGGTCGACCAGGTGGCCACCAATATCCTGGGCATTGCCGACAGCTCCCAGGACCTGATGCAGCAGGCGGAAGTCACCCAGAACAAGCTGCGCAACACCGTGGAGTCCTCCTCGGAACTGGTACGCAAGAGCACCTTCATCGCCAAGAAGACCAAAGATCTCATTGAAATTATGCGTGAAATGTTCGAGCTTTCCCAGGAAAACAAGAACGCCGGAGACAACATCACCGATGTGTCCATCACCCTGGCGGAGAAATCCAACACGCAACTGGCCATGCTCCAGCGCTTTAAAATGTAA
- the traF gene encoding conjugal transfer protein TraF codes for MKRISSALLVTLLPFSALAAPHFHPSGPNLTFGDISNPQTIMSTTANPAAGAAAEKRGLRFGLLGSVGFAIEVGNVEDMMDKLDDFMDYEFKDYELNFPNYTPGLELIQAQQDVNTVREALADYEYLEGEFNSFLADAHEKGYVKFGFSAHAPLMPVIATFDTLRGSLTFDANFSGQGKMFVHGDTIGTPAQITSNLPDSGMTDEQIATWIAAGNTPEVDTNANLSIHGGMLRELGVAYSARAYEHEKGLLYVGGRLKHYNAELSYVSVSTKDEDDAIDAIRDNMDANLVESTSLGLDVGVIWAAENYRVGATLVNFNEPSFDTPDGYIGKGKLERQIRTEGALYTASRNWVLGAGLDLNSAADLVGDDYQWMTLSAAYATQSWWIPGFRVGYRQNLAGEELSFLTSGVTLFKALNLDLAYSLDSADGDSVPRAMMFNLGLEVTF; via the coding sequence ATGAAACGCATCAGCAGTGCCCTGCTCGTCACCCTGCTTCCCTTCTCAGCCCTGGCGGCTCCCCACTTCCATCCGTCCGGTCCCAACCTGACTTTTGGTGATATCAGTAATCCCCAGACCATCATGTCCACCACCGCCAACCCCGCCGCCGGCGCCGCCGCGGAGAAGCGCGGACTTCGCTTCGGCCTGCTGGGTTCCGTGGGCTTCGCCATCGAAGTGGGCAACGTGGAAGACATGATGGATAAGCTGGACGACTTCATGGACTATGAATTTAAGGACTACGAGCTTAACTTCCCGAATTACACTCCTGGCCTTGAGTTAATTCAAGCCCAGCAGGACGTCAACACCGTCAGGGAAGCTCTGGCCGACTACGAATACCTTGAAGGGGAATTTAACTCCTTCCTCGCCGACGCCCACGAAAAGGGCTATGTGAAGTTCGGCTTCTCGGCCCACGCTCCCCTGATGCCCGTCATCGCCACCTTTGACACCCTGCGCGGCAGCCTGACCTTTGACGCCAACTTCTCCGGCCAGGGCAAAATGTTTGTTCACGGCGACACCATTGGCACACCAGCCCAGATCACCTCAAATCTTCCTGACAGCGGCATGACTGATGAGCAGATTGCCACATGGATAGCAGCAGGCAATACTCCTGAAGTCGACACAAACGCCAACCTGAGCATCCACGGCGGCATGCTGCGTGAGCTGGGCGTGGCCTACAGCGCCCGCGCCTACGAGCACGAAAAGGGCCTCCTCTATGTGGGTGGCCGACTGAAGCACTACAACGCCGAACTCTCCTATGTCTCCGTCTCCACCAAGGATGAGGACGACGCCATCGACGCCATCCGCGACAATATGGACGCCAACCTGGTGGAGAGCACCAGCCTCGGCCTCGACGTGGGCGTGATCTGGGCAGCGGAGAACTACCGCGTCGGCGCCACCCTGGTCAACTTCAATGAACCCAGCTTCGATACCCCCGACGGGTATATCGGCAAGGGCAAGCTGGAGCGCCAGATCCGCACCGAGGGCGCCCTCTATACCGCCAGCCGCAACTGGGTGCTGGGCGCGGGCCTTGACCTCAACAGCGCTGCCGACCTGGTGGGCGACGACTACCAGTGGATGACCCTCAGCGCCGCCTACGCCACCCAAAGCTGGTGGATTCCCGGCTTCCGCGTGGGCTACCGCCAAAACCTGGCGGGCGAAGAGCTCAGCTTCCTGACCAGCGGTGTCACCCTCTTCAAGGCCCTGAACCTCGACCTGGCCTACAGCCTTGACAGTGCCGACGGCGACAGCGTCCCCCGGGCAATGATGTTCAACCTGGGTCTGGAAGTGACCTTCTGA
- a CDS encoding nuclear transport factor 2 family protein has protein sequence MKPEHFLSHWQDAFNRQDIEALVRTYDPQRGTLWGTFSTTLRQDSDAIRNYFATVFTKEQPRIVLHPAHTRQWENSAACSGHFTFSWTENGQSKSAQGRYSFTLRLHNGVWTIVDHHSSVMPDLPAPDDQ, from the coding sequence ATGAAGCCGGAACATTTTCTGTCCCACTGGCAGGACGCCTTCAACCGCCAGGATATCGAAGCCCTGGTGCGAACCTATGACCCGCAGCGGGGAACCTTGTGGGGAACCTTTTCCACCACCCTGCGCCAGGACTCCGACGCAATCCGGAACTACTTCGCCACGGTCTTCACCAAAGAACAGCCCCGTATTGTCCTCCACCCCGCGCACACGCGTCAGTGGGAAAACTCCGCCGCCTGCTCCGGCCACTTCACCTTCAGCTGGACGGAAAATGGCCAGTCAAAGTCCGCCCAGGGACGCTACAGTTTTACGCTGCGTCTGCACAACGGCGTATGGACCATCGTCGACCACCACTCGTCGGTTATGCCCGACCTTCCCGCACCAGACGATCAATAA
- a CDS encoding nucleoside deaminase, with protein sequence MSDHRVYMEQAIAMARQNIDSGDGGPFGAVIVREGQVVGRGRNGVTSSLDPTAHAEIVAIRDACANLKTFHLEDCDIYTSCEPCPMCLGAIYWARLRAIYYAANRQDAARVNFSDEFIYEQIGVDPRFRVIPARHVEHPAALEVFRLWQDKEDRIDY encoded by the coding sequence GTGAGTGACCATCGGGTCTATATGGAGCAGGCCATTGCCATGGCAAGGCAGAATATTGACAGTGGAGATGGCGGCCCCTTCGGGGCGGTGATCGTGCGAGAGGGGCAGGTTGTCGGTCGGGGGCGCAACGGGGTGACCAGTAGCCTGGACCCCACGGCTCACGCTGAAATCGTGGCGATACGCGACGCCTGCGCCAATCTGAAAACTTTCCACCTTGAGGATTGTGATATATACACAAGTTGTGAGCCCTGCCCCATGTGCCTGGGGGCCATTTATTGGGCGCGGTTGCGTGCCATTTACTACGCTGCCAACCGTCAGGATGCGGCCAGGGTGAATTTTTCCGATGAGTTCATATATGAGCAGATTGGCGTAGATCCACGCTTTCGGGTGATACCGGCGCGTCATGTTGAGCATCCGGCCGCGCTGGAAGTATTCCGGCTCTGGCAGGACAAAGAGGACCGGATCGACTACTGA
- the surE gene encoding 5'/3'-nucleotidase SurE, giving the protein MHILITNDDGIFSCGLQALVDIFAPGNEVTVVAPDTERSAIGHAITISTPLWTEDVEFRGASRAYKTTGTPADCVKLALRGLGIRPDMVISGINKGPNCGSNIIYSGTVSAATEGLLQGIPSFAVSVDDYRKPNYNACHGHLRSLVERLLPFDTGRFLFNINLPSTDADRIQGVRITRQAVSRYRDVFEKRHCPRQREYWWLTGEELEHESAEETDWVAMKQNYISVTPVQFDLTDHESFQVLRNNGF; this is encoded by the coding sequence ATGCATATACTGATAACCAATGATGATGGCATTTTCAGCTGCGGGCTCCAGGCTCTGGTGGATATTTTTGCTCCGGGCAACGAAGTCACGGTGGTGGCACCGGACACGGAACGCAGCGCCATCGGGCATGCCATTACCATTTCTACACCATTGTGGACGGAAGACGTTGAATTTCGCGGCGCAAGCCGCGCCTACAAGACCACCGGCACCCCGGCGGACTGCGTGAAGCTGGCCCTGCGGGGCCTGGGAATCAGACCCGATATGGTTATCAGTGGCATCAATAAAGGCCCCAACTGTGGCAGCAACATCATCTATTCCGGCACCGTCTCCGCTGCCACCGAAGGCCTGCTGCAGGGCATACCCTCCTTTGCCGTCAGTGTGGACGACTACCGCAAACCCAATTACAACGCGTGTCACGGTCACCTGCGTTCCCTGGTGGAACGGCTGTTGCCCTTTGACACCGGACGCTTTCTCTTTAACATCAACCTGCCCTCCACAGACGCCGATCGTATACAGGGCGTGCGCATTACCCGCCAGGCCGTCTCACGGTATCGCGATGTCTTTGAAAAACGCCACTGCCCACGCCAGCGAGAGTACTGGTGGCTGACCGGAGAAGAACTGGAGCACGAATCCGCAGAGGAAACCGACTGGGTTGCCATGAAGCAGAACTACATCAGCGTGACCCCCGTGCAGTTTGATCTGACGGATCATGAGAGTTTTCAGGTGCTCAGGAACAATGGATTTTAA
- a CDS encoding CHAD domain-containing protein, with translation MRFFTPFSGNLFVLRRHSSAPEMEALLANFFHLGAVEVFDCDIQCCDTFDWRLWRAGYHLQAVQEHQSFGLSLWRDANQVDTADISGVMPRFAEQFAPGALRRRLRKLAGNRALLPFLSVEGRQSCWQLRDEDGSGVTLALIEAELEFARQGEARRAAGNFLQIVPLESCSAEFLRRVLTVCCSLQGVESLDGGLVGFGIEALGMVPGDYQPWQAQRFDASMESAPCVRSILGQWVAVMGRNEHGMVHDLDAEFLHDYRVALRRLRSLLRSMGDVLDAEVVQSLRVDLAWLSSRTGLARDLDVFLESLEPLQRQLPPGSGEVLLSLKSLLWHKRRRAYGSLQRLLSSARYARVLDRLNSLVLREDDQASLMTAAMADIPIKQLADLCIGDALARLLKKGGRIRAKSSDEQLHEVRIAAKRLRYLLDIFPSLYGGSGFERAVRALKELQTCLGEFNDVAVQLQALEEYAAQMYRSQAEGGYRLYMALGYLQALLHQRRSHCRGEFARQWKKFADNRVQKHFSAMLGDILKKRDGEDT, from the coding sequence ATGAGGTTTTTTACGCCATTTTCCGGGAATCTGTTTGTTCTTCGCCGTCACTCAAGCGCGCCGGAGATGGAGGCGTTGCTGGCGAATTTTTTCCATCTGGGCGCGGTCGAGGTTTTTGACTGCGATATTCAGTGCTGCGATACTTTTGACTGGCGGTTGTGGAGGGCGGGTTATCACCTGCAGGCGGTACAGGAACACCAGAGCTTTGGGCTCAGCCTCTGGCGCGATGCAAACCAGGTGGACACTGCCGATATATCGGGAGTAATGCCGCGCTTTGCCGAGCAGTTTGCCCCGGGTGCGCTGCGCAGGCGTCTGCGGAAACTTGCGGGAAATCGGGCTCTGCTTCCCTTTCTGTCCGTGGAAGGTCGCCAGAGCTGCTGGCAGCTGCGTGACGAAGACGGAAGCGGTGTCACCCTCGCGCTGATAGAGGCCGAACTGGAGTTCGCACGGCAGGGCGAGGCGCGCCGGGCTGCGGGGAATTTTCTGCAGATTGTCCCCCTGGAGTCCTGTTCTGCTGAATTTCTGCGGCGGGTGCTGACGGTGTGCTGCTCTTTACAGGGGGTGGAGTCCCTTGATGGTGGCCTGGTGGGTTTTGGTATCGAGGCACTGGGTATGGTTCCCGGTGATTACCAGCCATGGCAGGCCCAGCGCTTCGATGCCTCCATGGAGTCGGCTCCATGTGTGCGCTCGATACTTGGCCAGTGGGTGGCGGTGATGGGGCGCAACGAACATGGCATGGTGCATGATCTGGATGCGGAATTTCTCCACGACTATCGTGTCGCTCTGCGTCGCCTGCGTTCGCTGCTGCGCTCCATGGGAGATGTGCTGGACGCGGAGGTTGTCCAGTCGCTGCGTGTTGACCTGGCCTGGCTCAGCAGCCGCACGGGCCTGGCCAGGGATCTGGATGTCTTCCTTGAGTCCCTGGAGCCGTTGCAGCGCCAGCTGCCCCCGGGGAGTGGGGAAGTGTTGCTGTCACTGAAGTCGCTGCTGTGGCACAAGCGCCGCCGCGCCTATGGATCGCTGCAGCGGCTGCTGAGTTCCGCCCGTTACGCGCGTGTTCTGGATCGCCTGAATTCGCTGGTGCTTCGCGAGGACGATCAGGCTTCATTGATGACGGCGGCTATGGCCGATATTCCCATCAAGCAGCTGGCGGACCTGTGTATTGGTGATGCCCTGGCGCGTTTACTGAAGAAGGGTGGCAGAATCCGGGCGAAGAGTTCCGACGAACAGCTGCACGAGGTGAGGATTGCCGCCAAGCGGCTGCGCTACCTGCTGGATATCTTTCCCTCCCTGTACGGGGGCTCTGGCTTTGAGCGGGCGGTGCGCGCGCTGAAGGAGTTGCAGACCTGCCTGGGCGAATTCAACGATGTTGCCGTTCAGCTGCAGGCTCTGGAAGAGTACGCTGCGCAGATGTATCGCAGTCAGGCTGAGGGCGGCTACCGGCTGTATATGGCACTGGGTTATCTGCAGGCGCTGCTCCATCAGCGTAGGTCGCACTGTCGCGGGGAGTTTGCGCGGCAGTGGAAGAAGTTTGCCGACAACCGTGTTCAGAAGCACTTTTCTGCTATGCTTGGCGATATATTGAAAAAACGAGATGGGGAGGATACGTGA